Proteins encoded in a region of the Rutidosis leptorrhynchoides isolate AG116_Rl617_1_P2 chromosome 9, CSIRO_AGI_Rlap_v1, whole genome shotgun sequence genome:
- the LOC139868397 gene encoding uncharacterized protein produces MVRGLFQMFNIWDSDDEEDLDFLREMAEELDAEEAANDDRVRKRRVYLRRDREEAEPLPSHLEYFIQKRDALGRLGFTTEQKITSALRQLAYGTAADMFDEYLQMSEATSIICLNMFCKCVLELYVDEYLRKPTSSDIARLYSAHEEKHGFKGMLGSIDCMHWKWKNCPVAWKGQYTSGHQKHPTIILEAVASYDTWIWHAFFGAAGANNDVNVLNQSSLFDDIKNGNAPFAPFTVNGHDYLNGYYLADGSYP; encoded by the exons ATGGTACGTGGGTTGTTCCAAATGTTTAATATTTGGGATTCCGACGATGAAGAGGATTTGGATTTTTTACGAGAAATGGCCGAAGAATTGGATGCTGAAGAAGCTGCCAACGATGACCGAGTTCGAAAGCGTCGAGTTTACCTTCGTAGAGATCGTGAAGAAGCAG AACCTTTACCTAGTCATTTAGAGTATTTTATACAAAAAAGAGATGCGCTTGGTAGACTAGGTTTTACTACCGAGCAAAAGATTACATCTGCGTTGCGTCAATTGGCGTATGGTACAGCAGCAGACATGTTTGATGAATATTTACAAATGTCGGAAGCCACATCAATAATATGTCTTAATATGTTTTGTAAGTGTGTTCTGGAACTTTATGTTGACGAATATTTGAGAAAACCAACTAGTAGTGATATAGCTCGCTTGTATAGCGCTCATGAAGAAAAGCACGGTTTCAAGGGAATGCTTGGAAGCATTGACTGCATGCATTGGAAGTGGAAAAATTGTCCAGTTGCTTGGAAAGGACAATATACGAGTGGTCATCAAAAACACCCAACCATTATTCTTGAAGCCGTTGCTTCATATGATACGTGGATTTGGCATGCATTCTTCGGTGCTGCGGGTGCAAACAACGATGTGAATGTTTTGAATCAATCTTCATTATTCGATGACATCAAAAATGGAAATGCACCATTTGCTCCATTTACTGTTAATGGTCATGATTACTTGAATGGTTATTATTTAGCCGATGGGAGTTACCCATAG